In Phycisphaerales bacterium, one DNA window encodes the following:
- a CDS encoding cupin domain-containing protein, giving the protein MQNQSKYFFTSGLIKELENSEGGSIHMLTSHELSGLNGMSFLEVKLKNKGVLNPLWHSNAEKIGYCTHGKILVSMHGPGGSEQFLVKAGEIFYIPQCQIHHIENASESEGIVKFALNNHDPENMLLSLAVDATADGVIQSNFSTTAEYASCLKKNASHAFIGTLGKKSPGAHSSVNRYKFDIERSAKVISATGGYLQVGLKVNLTELNGVGILGFGLEPGGAVEPHWHPNSSEIVYITKGRIRGMVLSPDKNIETHDVGAGEGFFAPAGHFHSIDNIGDGQVEGIAFFNNAESSYVGLGEAMGSFSDEVLASTFGLKADQLKELNKPGGPLVIIPS; this is encoded by the coding sequence ATGCAAAACCAAAGTAAGTATTTCTTTACTTCAGGGCTCATTAAAGAGTTGGAGAATAGTGAGGGCGGTTCAATACATATGCTGACATCCCATGAGCTGTCAGGGCTAAATGGAATGTCATTTTTAGAAGTAAAGCTCAAAAACAAAGGTGTACTCAATCCGCTTTGGCATTCAAATGCAGAGAAGATTGGTTATTGCACGCATGGAAAAATATTGGTTTCTATGCATGGCCCAGGTGGCAGTGAGCAGTTTTTAGTCAAAGCTGGTGAAATATTCTACATTCCCCAATGTCAGATTCATCACATTGAGAATGCATCAGAGAGTGAAGGTATCGTCAAGTTTGCTCTGAATAATCATGATCCAGAAAATATGCTCTTGTCGCTGGCAGTAGATGCAACGGCTGATGGTGTGATTCAATCGAATTTTTCAACAACTGCTGAATATGCCAGTTGCCTCAAGAAAAACGCTAGCCATGCGTTTATTGGGACACTTGGTAAGAAGAGCCCGGGGGCGCACTCCAGTGTGAATCGATATAAATTCGATATCGAACGAAGTGCCAAGGTTATCTCTGCAACCGGTGGCTACCTTCAAGTTGGCCTTAAGGTGAATCTCACAGAACTCAATGGAGTTGGTATTCTTGGTTTTGGACTGGAGCCTGGCGGTGCGGTCGAGCCTCATTGGCATCCGAACTCGAGTGAGATTGTCTATATTACCAAGGGGCGCATTCGAGGAATGGTCCTCTCTCCTGATAAGAATATAGAGACGCATGATGTTGGTGCAGGGGAAGGTTTCTTTGCGCCAGCCGGTCATTTTCACAGTATTGATAATATCGGTGATGGTCAGGTAGAGGGGATCGCGTTCTTTAATAACGCTGAGTCCTCATATGTAGGTCTTGGGGAAGCAATGGGTTCATTTTCAGATGAAGTACTTGCCTCTACGTTTGGGCTCAAGGCTGATCAACTAAAGGAACTCAATAAGCCAGGTGGTCCTCTGGTTATTATTCCCAGCTAA
- a CDS encoding alpha/beta hydrolase → MSYKKILTVTVFFAMAITFGAWVSEPEQFVDSEQTHSIQRTSTQDGAKEDVIELQYQERGIIMDPIVAAFISKAEQGPPLQTLAPHQAWENLNKLQSGYQIPDDIEVKDMVLKVGPTGETGVKIYSKKGLRKPAPGLVYMHGGGFVMGSAITHARLMCDLAACSGMVIVFVEYTNAPEGKYPTAHHQCYAVLEYVDAHPAEFGIEANNVSIAGDSVGGAMAATCSLRAKEHNGPAIKAQLLFYPAVNLDADAVDYGKLEDGPWLSKANLKWAWSAYFTSKDDLKTPYISPVYATVDQLVGQPRTMVITDDCGPLHASGETYAKNLISAGVEVTATRYFGITHDFMMLNALKDTPAAKAALAEACNFLRSVD, encoded by the coding sequence ATGAGTTATAAAAAAATTCTGACAGTAACCGTTTTCTTTGCGATGGCGATCACATTTGGCGCATGGGTATCAGAGCCAGAGCAATTCGTTGATAGTGAACAAACGCATAGTATTCAACGCACCAGTACACAGGACGGGGCGAAAGAAGATGTTATTGAGCTTCAGTATCAAGAGCGGGGCATCATTATGGATCCCATTGTGGCCGCCTTTATCTCAAAAGCCGAACAGGGCCCACCGCTCCAAACACTGGCTCCTCACCAAGCTTGGGAGAACCTCAATAAGTTGCAATCGGGATATCAGATTCCTGATGACATTGAGGTTAAGGACATGGTGCTGAAGGTCGGCCCGACTGGGGAAACGGGTGTCAAGATCTATTCCAAGAAGGGCCTTAGGAAGCCGGCTCCAGGTCTGGTCTATATGCATGGTGGTGGGTTCGTCATGGGTAGCGCCATCACGCATGCCCGACTGATGTGTGATTTGGCAGCATGTTCTGGCATGGTGATTGTCTTTGTTGAATACACCAATGCTCCCGAAGGTAAGTATCCCACTGCCCACCATCAATGCTATGCAGTTCTCGAATATGTTGATGCTCATCCAGCTGAGTTCGGCATAGAGGCAAACAATGTCAGTATTGCAGGTGATAGTGTCGGTGGAGCAATGGCAGCAACATGCTCACTGAGGGCCAAAGAGCACAATGGTCCTGCAATCAAGGCGCAGCTTCTGTTCTATCCCGCCGTCAATCTAGACGCTGATGCGGTTGACTATGGTAAATTGGAAGATGGCCCTTGGTTGAGCAAAGCAAACTTGAAGTGGGCTTGGTCCGCATATTTCACAAGCAAAGATGATCTAAAGACACCGTACATTTCACCTGTCTATGCAACTGTGGATCAACTTGTTGGCCAGCCTCGCACGATGGTGATTACTGATGATTGTGGTCCACTTCATGCCTCTGGAGAAACGTATGCGAAGAATCTAATTTCTGCAGGTGTCGAAGTGACTGCGACAAGATACTTTGGCATCACGCACGATTTTATGATGCTTAATGCTCTGAAGGACACGCCTGCGGCGAAGGCAGCTCTTGCGGAAGCATGTAACTTCTTGCGATCCGTAGACTGA